The proteins below come from a single Hyphomicrobium denitrificans ATCC 51888 genomic window:
- a CDS encoding DUF2793 domain-containing protein, with amino-acid sequence MTDSTYVFPPGERITDDSTGAPISGATIYFYDAQTTNAKTVYADADLTASLGTSVVTDSQGYPTTNGITRTLIYVGTAPYKIVIKDSSSNTIATHDNIPGAVVSASSSDVAVTASFPVVTKSLNYTVVKDDQNSLFKINCSSGDVTLTLPSAVAMGNGWCIRVQHAGSANQAILATVSSQLISEGSKSFSTGYALALNGEDIELRSDGGNWSVVSHTSPFIKVAQGIIPITDRLSAPPVSPQHGAFYLLTSSPSGAWSTFSQHDIVQYHGGSAAWVNFTPYTDCGWFAYVADENLNYQFRDSAWVPESATNSVAGTVKTASQAVQETSTATDTAVTPATQQFHPSSPKWWLEATVSGGTPTVVASYNNTSITDANVGVLTATIATDFSSANWACHVTCRGPDTTQGRAGWVYDSSQSAGAITGLCYTLGSSSPSNTDPTAWYLSGLGDQ; translated from the coding sequence ATGACTGACTCAACCTATGTGTTCCCCCCTGGGGAACGCATCACAGATGATTCAACCGGTGCTCCGATCTCTGGAGCGACGATCTATTTCTATGACGCTCAGACCACTAATGCCAAAACGGTCTATGCCGATGCCGATCTGACCGCAAGTCTCGGAACCTCGGTTGTCACGGATTCCCAAGGCTATCCGACAACCAACGGCATCACCCGGACCCTGATCTATGTCGGGACAGCACCGTATAAGATCGTCATCAAGGACAGCAGCTCCAACACCATTGCGACGCACGATAATATCCCCGGCGCCGTCGTTTCTGCATCGTCCAGCGATGTTGCCGTCACCGCATCGTTTCCCGTCGTCACGAAATCCCTGAACTACACGGTCGTCAAAGACGATCAGAACAGCCTGTTCAAAATCAATTGCTCATCAGGCGACGTGACGCTCACCCTGCCGTCTGCGGTCGCAATGGGGAACGGCTGGTGCATTCGGGTCCAGCACGCCGGATCGGCAAATCAGGCGATCCTGGCAACTGTATCCTCGCAGCTCATTTCCGAAGGCTCGAAATCGTTTTCGACCGGATATGCGCTGGCGCTCAACGGCGAAGACATCGAACTCAGGTCGGATGGTGGAAACTGGAGCGTCGTTTCCCACACCTCGCCTTTCATCAAAGTCGCTCAGGGCATCATTCCGATCACGGATAGGCTTTCGGCCCCGCCGGTCTCTCCGCAGCATGGGGCGTTCTATCTCCTCACGTCATCTCCATCCGGCGCATGGTCGACCTTCTCCCAGCACGACATCGTGCAGTATCACGGTGGATCTGCAGCCTGGGTGAACTTCACCCCGTACACGGATTGCGGATGGTTCGCGTACGTCGCGGATGAAAATCTGAACTATCAGTTCCGAGACTCGGCTTGGGTGCCAGAGAGCGCAACCAATTCAGTTGCCGGAACGGTCAAGACGGCAAGTCAGGCGGTGCAGGAAACCTCAACGGCAACCGATACCGCAGTCACGCCCGCAACTCAGCAGTTCCATCCGAGTTCTCCGAAATGGTGGCTGGAAGCCACAGTATCGGGCGGCACCCCGACCGTCGTGGCCTCATACAACAACACGTCAATAACCGATGCGAACGTGGGCGTTTTGACAGCAACGATCGCGACGGATTTTTCCAGTGCGAACTGGGCATGTCACGTTACCTGCCGGGGGCCGGACACCACGCAAGGGCGTGCTGGATGGGTGTACGACTCGTCGCAGTCCGCAGGAGCAATTACCGGTCTCTGCTACACCCTCGGTAGTTCATCGCCCTCGAATACAGACCCAACGGCTTGGTATCTCTCGGGGCTCGGCGATCAATGA
- a CDS encoding TIGR02594 family protein yields the protein MTKWLDIAWEQEQSDVEEIAGPAANATIINYFAGVDRPDVKSDEIAWCAAFYFWCLKRAGADLTPIPKAERLLAYSATRFGTRIPEPRVGCGCIMKRTGGHHVTFVTKWTKTTITGVGGNQSNKVCEATFKRTADMVFIWPEIVTQKQVDQVSDIAATAKTIQADIAKTGISNTTNQLLPSLPDALPPHEQLAHSASALKSSLQTGFDFATFSYSKIWFVVAALSAYWVLRIAWNSNWIRKWRHEDAATGVQPLPVPVTEMEGAV from the coding sequence ATGACTAAATGGCTCGATATCGCATGGGAACAAGAGCAGTCGGACGTCGAAGAGATCGCTGGGCCGGCCGCAAATGCGACGATCATCAACTACTTCGCGGGCGTGGATCGGCCCGACGTTAAATCCGATGAGATCGCCTGGTGCGCAGCCTTTTATTTCTGGTGTCTGAAACGCGCGGGCGCCGATCTGACGCCTATCCCGAAGGCGGAACGATTGCTCGCGTACTCGGCGACAAGGTTCGGCACACGGATACCAGAACCTCGCGTCGGCTGCGGTTGCATTATGAAGCGGACCGGAGGCCATCACGTTACGTTCGTCACCAAGTGGACGAAGACGACGATAACCGGTGTCGGCGGGAACCAGTCGAACAAGGTTTGCGAGGCGACGTTCAAGCGAACCGCTGACATGGTGTTTATCTGGCCTGAGATCGTGACGCAGAAGCAAGTCGATCAGGTGTCGGATATCGCGGCGACGGCCAAGACAATTCAAGCCGACATAGCCAAGACGGGGATTTCGAATACAACCAATCAACTCTTGCCGTCTCTGCCAGATGCTTTGCCACCGCATGAGCAGTTAGCGCATTCGGCAAGCGCATTGAAATCGTCCCTTCAGACAGGGTTCGATTTCGCGACTTTCTCATATTCAAAAATCTGGTTCGTCGTTGCGGCGCTCAGCGCCTACTGGGTGCTGCGCATCGCCTGGAATTCGAATTGGATCAGGAAGTGGCGGCACGAAGACGCTGCGACTGGCGTGCAGCCGCTGCCGGTTCCCGTCACTGAGATGGAGGGAGCGGTCTGA
- a CDS encoding glycosyltransferase family 25 protein, with product MQVFVINLASATDRLAYISGQIGGPFERIEAVRGEAVPERLKANFSGTVSLLPGEIGCYASHLIAAENIVARGLPYAVVLEDDAILASDFHEVVETCVKHLPAGWDIVALSDVKSLPHCRLSQLSGERWLVRYAHFPKTTTAYVLSQSGCRKLLASRPRTRPVDVDIRYGWEMGLNGYGILPPPAGPSEKFESSIPKSVRRRFYWRSHPLRYLKGRINGVRNLGLANSVRAYLGRSSKSAVTRQ from the coding sequence ATGCAAGTCTTCGTCATCAACCTCGCATCAGCTACAGATCGCCTCGCCTATATCAGCGGTCAGATTGGTGGTCCGTTCGAACGCATCGAAGCGGTTCGTGGCGAAGCGGTGCCGGAGCGACTGAAGGCAAATTTCAGCGGAACAGTATCGCTGCTGCCGGGTGAGATCGGCTGTTACGCCAGTCATCTCATCGCCGCTGAAAACATTGTCGCGCGCGGATTGCCTTACGCCGTTGTGCTCGAGGACGATGCTATCCTGGCGAGCGACTTTCATGAGGTCGTGGAGACTTGCGTCAAGCATTTGCCAGCAGGGTGGGACATCGTCGCCTTGTCTGACGTCAAGAGCCTTCCGCACTGCCGCCTTTCGCAATTGAGCGGCGAGCGCTGGCTGGTACGGTACGCGCATTTTCCGAAGACAACGACCGCCTACGTTCTCAGTCAGTCGGGTTGTCGGAAGTTGCTGGCGTCGCGTCCAAGGACGCGTCCGGTGGACGTCGATATTCGGTACGGTTGGGAAATGGGACTCAACGGTTATGGCATTCTGCCTCCGCCTGCCGGGCCGAGCGAGAAATTCGAGTCGTCGATCCCGAAGAGTGTGCGGCGGAGATTCTATTGGCGGTCGCATCCGTTGCGTTATCTCAAGGGGCGCATTAACGGCGTGCGAAATCTTGGGCTGGCGAATTCGGTTCGGGCGTATCTGGGACGTTCATCCAAATCTGCAGTTACCCGCCAATAG
- a CDS encoding HNH endonuclease — protein MDQKTLRELLDYDPNTGVFLWKISRSNRVKVGDVAGRTNNTGYKDISIDSRRYLQHRLAWLYETGAWPVAEIDHINGQKGDNRLANLREATRSENLYNRKKPPRNTSGLKGVCWRADRKKWFAQLRVNGNQINIGCYDTREEAYSAYLTVANQYHREFANF, from the coding sequence ATGGATCAGAAAACACTGAGAGAACTTCTCGACTACGATCCGAACACCGGCGTGTTCTTGTGGAAGATTTCGAGAAGCAATAGAGTCAAGGTCGGAGATGTCGCCGGAAGAACAAACAATACCGGCTACAAAGACATAAGTATTGATAGCAGACGCTATCTCCAACATCGGCTTGCTTGGCTTTACGAGACTGGAGCGTGGCCCGTTGCTGAGATCGACCATATCAATGGCCAGAAAGGCGACAATCGGCTTGCCAATCTTCGCGAGGCCACACGATCCGAAAACCTATATAACCGTAAAAAGCCCCCGAGAAATACATCTGGACTCAAAGGCGTTTGTTGGCGCGCCGATAGAAAGAAGTGGTTTGCGCAGCTACGAGTCAACGGTAATCAGATCAACATCGGTTGCTATGACACGAGAGAAGAGGCGTATTCGGCTTATTTGACAGTCGCCAACCAATACCATCGCGAGTTCGCAAACTTTTAG
- a CDS encoding HNH endonuclease signature motif containing protein, producing the protein MLDQERLKQLLSYDPEIGEFRWIAPTDRMRKKGAVAGFLDAKRYRKIKIDGVCHYAHRLAWLYVHGEFPKLLIDHCNRDPSDNRMENLREATYGENVANSVIRKSKTGYRGVKKNSRGAMFSASIMKNGRHHFLGNYKTKEDAAAAYNRAARSLFGAFARAD; encoded by the coding sequence ATGCTGGATCAAGAACGTCTCAAGCAACTTCTCTCATATGATCCAGAGATCGGGGAGTTTCGTTGGATTGCTCCGACTGACAGAATGAGAAAGAAAGGAGCCGTTGCCGGTTTTCTCGACGCCAAACGCTATCGCAAGATTAAGATAGATGGCGTCTGCCATTATGCGCATCGGTTGGCGTGGCTGTATGTTCATGGCGAATTTCCAAAACTTCTGATCGACCACTGCAATCGCGATCCATCTGACAATCGGATGGAGAATTTACGAGAGGCGACCTACGGAGAAAATGTCGCCAACAGTGTAATTCGCAAGTCGAAGACAGGGTATCGCGGCGTGAAGAAAAACAGCCGTGGTGCTATGTTTTCCGCATCCATTATGAAGAATGGACGTCATCACTTTCTCGGAAACTATAAGACTAAGGAAGACGCTGCAGCAGCATATAACCGTGCCGCTCGCAGCCTTTTCGGTGCGTTTGCGAGGGCTGATTAA